TTTTATAAATGCTGATAATCTCCGAAAAACTCTTGTTGCAAGTTCGGAGGATGAGTTCGACGGTGAGAAAGTTTTACAGAAAAGATACATTGAGAACAATTTTGTCTATAAGGATATCTACATAGGAAGCGAAAAATATACAGAAAGATTGAAACTTTACACAAAAGAGAAACTTAAAAAAGCTTTAATGAATGCAGGTTTTGAACCTTTAAGAATATTTGGAGATTATTATGGAAACGGTTTTGAAAATGAAGAATCTAAGAGAATAATATTTATTAGTAAGGTTAAATGAAGATATTTTCAATAATAATATTATTGTATGCTGCAGCTTCAATTTATTCATGCGGATTGCGTGATGCGGAAACTCCCGTAACATCAAGGACTACTTTCATACCACCAACATCTCCCGACCTTGTAATGGTAAATCTTCAGTACTCGGTAATAGAGAAGGATATAAACAATTACATGCAGTGTTTTGTTGATACAAATTACAGTCCGAGGCGTTACACTTACTCGCCCGATGTAGGTTCTCAGATACAGTATCCGATATTTCAGTTCTGGAAGATTGCTAATGAGAAAACATATTACACAAGTTTAATGAGTCTTACAGACGTAAATTCTACATCCAACCTATTCTTTTCAAACACAACACTCAATTCTTTTGCAGACACAGCGTTTTTTGATGCAGACTATCTGTTGAGGGTTGACCATCAGAAAACAAACGTAGCAAAGAATTTAAAAGGTAAGATAAGGCTGATTCTTTCTGCCGATTCGAGAAATCTATGGTCGATACACAGATGGATTGATATAAAAAGCGATAATGCTGATACTACATGGAGTGTGTTAAGGGCAAACTTCAGTAATTGATTAGAACAATAGGATGATTTTTAAATAGAATACAAATTTACACTGATTTAACGGATGACACTGATAGTGCTGAAGACATGGACATATATTATTCCAGATTATGAGCAAAAGATATGCACACAGATTTTTTAGAAAGAATATGATTTTCACTGATTTTAAAATCAGGATGACTGGAGTTTTAAAATACCGACATTTTGATTGAATATATTTGTATTTAATTGTAAATTTTAGAAAAAGCAAAATGACATATTTATTTAAAAAAGCGATTAAGAAAACGATTGTATTGCTTGATGTCGAACAGGATAATATAACACAAGTTATTTTAGATGATATTGAGGACAAAAGGAAGTTGAATTTGCAGTTTAAAAATTCTCAGGATAATCTTTCAGTATTGGCAGATATGGCAATAAAAGATTATAAAGCTGGAAAAACAAATGAACTAAATGTTTTTTAATAATTTTCTTCAATGCGCAAATATCTTATAATACCTTTGATTGTCATGTTTACGGTGATTGCATCGTGTGACAACATATTTGCTCCGAAGCTTGATGATTCGGGTTCGTCAAGTATTATATCCGACCAGATGACTATTGACGGAGTATACACGAACTTCAAATATGCTTATACATTCAAGGATACATCAGTTTATTCAGGATTACTGACAGACGATTTTATTTTTACATACAGAGATTATGAAACAGGTTTTGACGTATCCTGGGATAAGCCAACAGAGATGAGGACTACAAGCAGGTTGTTCCAGAATTCACAAAAGACTGATATCATCTGGAACAACATAACAACTTTTATAGGGGATAGTCTTAACGTTAATGTTAAAAGGGGTTTTAATCTTACAGTAACTTTCAATCCAAGCAATGTAGTCAGACTTTTCGGATTTGCGGACATGAATTTTACTAGGCCCGATGCGAGTTCGCCATGGAAGATAAAGAAGTGGCGGGATGAAAGTTTTTAAAACAGCTAAGAAATTAAAAGACCAATATTACTAAATACAAATTTCAAATGAAGATAGTAAAACTTGCAATAATATTTTTGCTTATATCCGGTTTAGGTTATACACAGAAAGTAAGAAGAATTGATTTTGAGGCAGGGGGGTTTGTACTCGCCCAAATTCCGACTAAAGACGGGTTGACTGTGTATGCAAGAACAGATATTGGAGGTATGTACAAGAAAAAGGGAAACGAAGAATGGAAGTTTATAAGTGAATTTGCAGTAACGCCTGCGGGATTAATGGTGCAAAGCATAGATATTAATCCCTATAACCAAAGTGAAATAGCGGCTGCATGCGGGATGGACTATCTTCCTGACGACAGAAGCCGTGGTGTCTGGATAAGCAAGGATGAGGGTGAAACATGGAAACAGGTTTTAGGTCCTGCGACAGGTGATTTGAACGTGAATTTCGGCGGCAATGTGTTTAATGTAAAGATTGGAGGACCGTGTTTGAGATATCATCCGACAATTCGAGGCAGAATGTTTGCGGGAACGCTTGCAGACCCTAACACCGGTAAGCCGTATATTTACATGAGCAATTCGAACGGCGATGCATATTCATGGAACCTGATAAACAATAATAGCGGAATAATCGGAAATGTTACTTGCATACAAGTTCATCCGGAATTTCCTGATGAGGTTTGGGTCGGCACTGACAAAGGATTATGGAGAACGCTTGACAACGGGATTACGTGGTCTTACCAGCTTTTTTCAGACCATATTAACAATGTTTATCAGATGCTGATGAAGAAAGACAGGAACGGCAAACTTATGGTTATTGTCACAACTGGGAAGATGTTCAGAATAGAAAATGACCTGAACAACATTACGGATATCGGAGCTAATTTTGGAGAATACTCAGGTTATGAAAGTGAGTTTATAGGATTAAACTTTGTGAATTTTGATGAAAATATAATCGAAGCGAGCCAGATGGGAAATCCATCAAGGGTAACGACAGATGACGGCAACACATGGAAATTACGGAATGAATATATTCTTGAAAAAGATTATAATCCGAAACACACACTTTCAACTCAGGATAAAATTTATTCCTCAAACATAATTTCATTTCAGAATCCCGTTAATAATAATGTCTGGTATGTTAGCGGAGGTTCAGGTCCGTTTATTACTACTAATAACGGCAGGACATGGCGATTTAACGGAACGGGTATTAGTATGACAGTTGTATATGATGTTTCATTCTCGCCGAACGGTGATATTTACATTCCTATTTCGGACTGGGGTATGGGTAAAACAAGCGATGCGGAACTTCCTGATATAAAAGACTATTCTCGAAAGTACACGTTAAGTCCTCCTCCGCCTGAGAATAACGGTGATTCTTATTTGCCGAATGTATGCCGTGTATTAGTATCACCTTTAAACTCTGACAGAATTTATTTAATCGGCGGGAGTGTTTTTACTTATTATCCTGTGATTGCAAAATCTGAAAACAGAGGCGAGCCGAATACTTACCAGATAATGACTCCCGAGGGTTTGCTTGCATATCCGAATTTTGGTCCGGGTTTTGATGCAATAATTTCAGACGGTGAAATAACTACTGATGGAACGAACGACCACCTTATATTAATCATTGGCGGCGGTCAGAATAAGAAAAGAATTTACGATGAAAACTCTCCCGAGGTTTACTGGTATGGTGTTTACTACAGTTCGAACGGAGGAGTTAGTTTTGAGAAGTCAGAATTTGTAGATAATTCATACACGATTTACAAGAACTCAGTTATGGGCGGATTGTTCAGCCCTGTGGATTATTTAGAAGTTGACCCTGTCGATAAATCGAGGGTTTACCTTTATCTTGAAGGCGGGAATGAAAACGGCGTTAAAGCCGGAGGGTTATTCATCAGTAGTGATTACGGAAAGACATTTTCATTTAAAAACTACATAGTTGAAGAGCCTGATTTTGATTACAGAAACAAAGGTGCTATAGATATTGACCCTATGGGCACTGGAACTCTATGGGCGGCGATCGAAAACTACGGATTGTTTAAATCGACCGACAGAGGAGAGAACTTTACAAAGCTGAATGGTTTTGAATCAGTGACTACGGTTGACAGCAAAGGAAATCAGGTTGTGCTTTTTGGAAGAAAGCTTGAAGATTCGTACAATAAAATATATTTATCTCAAGACGGCGGCAATACGTTTGAGCAAGTGTACCTCAGCGGTTATGGGGTTATACCAACTGTAAGGAAGCTTGATTTAAGGGAGAACAAGGAAAATGAACTCTGGATATCAACCGGCGGTCAGGGAGTTTTTATCTATAATTTTTAGTGTTGTAAAAAGCCCTTCCATTTAACAAGAAGGGCTTTGTACAACTTACTAATTGAAATAATATCTGATGCCGACGGCAGCGTTCATGCTGAAATCCGAAGACGGAGTCAAATCGAGCAAAGGAACAACTTCCACAAAAACATCAATCGGAACGGTTGATGGTTCATAAACAATTCCAAAAGGTACTCTGATTCCAAAACGTGAATCGTTCTCACCTTTGTTGGTATTGTTAGTTTTAATTCTGCCCCCGACACCTAAGTAAAACGGAACTTCCCGGCTTAGTCGTGCAACATTTTGAAGATAGTCTGCATGAATATGTAAGGAGCCGTATTTTGCGAACGACCATCCAAGCGCACCATCAATCGCATTATCTCCTGAGATTTTATATTTCATCGAAAGCCCGGTGGGTTCACCCACCATGATTCCCAGTCCGAATTTCCCCTGTGCGTATGATGCTGAAGCGGTTAAGAGCACTGTAAACACCAATATTGATATTAACTTCATAATTAATTTTTTATTTATTATAATTAAACTTTATAGTAAAAATTATCTGTAATTCTTAATAACTCAAATCCGAGATGTAATAGCGCTCGTACTTATTCAGTTTTTTAATCACATAATCCACGAGGTCTGAAATTTTCTCGTCAGTAAGCTCGCCTTTGGATTTTGACTTAAATTCGTTTGTAAGGTTTTCCTTTGTTGTTAATGTGATAAGGTCTTCTTCATTCCATTTTGTGTTTATATTTCCCGGATTGGAGTAGTTGTAGAAATCATTGTACAGCTCAACGAAGAGCCCTTTCTCATCCCTGTCTATTGTGTATGTCTTGTATATAATCCTGACGGGGAATTTATCAATTTCTTCAAAATTATAAATCATGCTTTTCTTACTGTCAATCCATGAAGTTAGGTCTTTTGATTTTACGACACGTTTAAGAATGAATTCTTTCATCTTTGCAATGTTATCATTATCATTCCTGACGCAGCCATGTGAAAGATGTCTCTTTTCGGCAGTAAGAAGGTGGTTCTTGTTTGTGCCGTGAAAGTATCTTAATGAATTCTCATCGTAATGAACGACGAAAAGTCCCAGCGGATTGCCCGGTCCCGGTGGTGTTGCAGGGAGATGTTCTTTTCCTTTTGCAGGGTCTTTGTAAGTCGGGTAGTTCCGGATTCTGTATGCCTGAAATCTGCCTGTATAAGTTTTGTCAGATGCAGTTCCGACGACATTATTCCAGGTATCAACGTATGAAGTATCGTTACCATCAATAAGAAATATATGCGAGCGGTATTCGGGAATGTTAAGCTCCCAGAGAATCTTCATCGTATCGCGAAGATACTTTTCAGGAACAAAGTAATTAACTCTGAAATAAACTCCGCCTCCTGCCTCTACGGGTTTTTCAACCTGTTCAATACTTCTTTTATCCGTTATCTTGCTTACGATGTCATCCGTAATCAAAGAAAAATGCTCGGTCAGAAAGTCTGATAAAGATTTATCCGCAGCATCAATACTTTCAGCTTCAATGTTTAATGTGTCTATGGATTGTGCACTCAATAACGAGGCTGAAACAAAGAATAAAGAAATCAGAAAAAGGCTTAGTTTTTTCATTTAAATAATAAATTATAAAATGTTTAATCTTAAATATATAAAACAAAATTTTTGCGATATTGTTTCATAAAAATCCAATAACTGTGAAGAAAATTTTCACAGTCGAAAAAGTTTTTTAAGGAAATTGTGTGTTTACAGAGTCTTTATTATTTTAACGAGTATCTTGTTAAGTTCAGTGTGAGCATATCTTCTGTTATTCTGTTCTTCCTTTCTCTTTTCATCAACAGTACGTTTGTCTTCGAGCATTCTGTCTGCTATTAGGTCTCTGGTAATAAGACCAATCGCAGCAAATTTAATACCTGAATGCACTGATGTAATATTTTCAGGAGCGAGAGCATATCCAAGAATGTCAGAGCCGATATCCCTGTAGAATCTGGTCTCAGCTTCTGTTTCGGTCTGGGGACCGATAATACTCAGATAAACAGATTCATTAATTTTAACTTTATTTTCCTGGAAAATCTTGTAAA
Above is a genomic segment from Ignavibacteria bacterium containing:
- a CDS encoding DUF3996 domain-containing protein, whose product is MKLISILVFTVLLTASASYAQGKFGLGIMVGEPTGLSMKYKISGDNAIDGALGWSFAKYGSLHIHADYLQNVARLSREVPFYLGVGGRIKTNNTNKGENDSRFGIRVPFGIVYEPSTVPIDVFVEVVPLLDLTPSSDFSMNAAVGIRYYFN
- a CDS encoding L,D-transpeptidase; amino-acid sequence: MKKLSLFLISLFFVSASLLSAQSIDTLNIEAESIDAADKSLSDFLTEHFSLITDDIVSKITDKRSIEQVEKPVEAGGGVYFRVNYFVPEKYLRDTMKILWELNIPEYRSHIFLIDGNDTSYVDTWNNVVGTASDKTYTGRFQAYRIRNYPTYKDPAKGKEHLPATPPGPGNPLGLFVVHYDENSLRYFHGTNKNHLLTAEKRHLSHGCVRNDNDNIAKMKEFILKRVVKSKDLTSWIDSKKSMIYNFEEIDKFPVRIIYKTYTIDRDEKGLFVELYNDFYNYSNPGNINTKWNEEDLITLTTKENLTNEFKSKSKGELTDEKISDLVDYVIKKLNKYERYYISDLSY